A genomic window from Halomonas sp. LR3S48 includes:
- a CDS encoding Lrp/AsnC family transcriptional regulator — protein sequence MATKLDRIDRRILYQLQEHGRLPIVELASRVNLTKTPCAQRVRRLEEAGIIRGYRADLDPAQLGAGHVLVVLVTMEKTSEDALERFNEAVRLIPEVQGCYMVAGNFDYLLKVRTHDITHYRAVLVQQIGRLPNVHQTHSFVVMELVKDEVTVPVPIDAFP from the coding sequence ATGGCTACCAAGCTGGATCGCATCGATCGCCGTATCCTGTACCAATTGCAGGAGCATGGGCGTCTTCCCATCGTGGAACTGGCCAGTCGTGTCAACCTCACCAAGACTCCCTGTGCCCAGCGCGTGCGCCGGCTCGAGGAGGCCGGGATCATTCGCGGCTATCGAGCCGACCTGGACCCGGCGCAGCTCGGCGCAGGGCATGTGCTGGTGGTGCTCGTTACCATGGAGAAAACCAGCGAGGACGCCCTGGAACGCTTCAACGAGGCCGTGCGCCTCATTCCCGAAGTGCAGGGCTGCTACATGGTGGCGGGGAATTTCGACTACTTGCTCAAAGTTAGAACCCACGACATCACTCATTACCGCGCCGTACTCGTGCAGCAGATTGGCCGGTTGCCGAATGTTCATCAGACGCACTCCTTCGTGGTGATGGAACTCGTCAAGGATGAAGTCACGGTGCCGGTTCCCATCGATGCCTTTCCTTGA
- a CDS encoding NAD(P)/FAD-dependent oxidoreductase encodes MKERCLWHDTSPEPPLDLGTLQGNHTTDVLVIGGGITGLSTALHLAEAGVSVTLIEAGDVPSGASGRNVGLVNAGLWIPPDDILEVLGEEVGERANTILGGAPAVVFSLIKRHGIECQATRTGTLHLAHSGRGDQELARRAEQLQRRGAPVELIDADDCQRLVGTQRIRRALLDHRAGTLNPTAYTRGLARAAKAAGAHLYTHSAATGVSRAGEDWWVTSTHGSVKARRLVLATNAYTQDRWNEIRHHFFPGYFFQVASRPLPEELADDILPERQGAWDTRMVLSSMRRDAEGRLILGSLGKGDGKPAAFLRCWANRIQRHYFPQLSNVEWECSWSGRIGFTPDHTLRLFELAPGVLGVSGYNGRGITTGTVVGKGFAQYLITGDDDALPLPLRTPRPIRARSLRSSGYEGGFTLYHTGQCLRVLI; translated from the coding sequence ATGAAGGAACGCTGTCTCTGGCACGATACCTCACCGGAGCCGCCTCTCGATCTGGGCACACTGCAGGGCAACCACACCACCGATGTGCTGGTGATAGGCGGTGGCATCACCGGACTCAGCACCGCCCTGCACCTGGCTGAGGCCGGCGTCAGCGTGACCCTGATCGAAGCGGGCGACGTGCCCAGTGGCGCTTCGGGGCGCAACGTCGGGCTGGTCAACGCGGGCTTGTGGATCCCGCCGGATGACATCCTCGAGGTTCTTGGCGAGGAGGTCGGCGAGCGTGCCAACACGATCCTCGGCGGCGCACCAGCGGTCGTCTTCTCGCTGATCAAGCGACATGGAATCGAATGCCAGGCGACCCGCACCGGCACGTTGCATCTGGCCCATAGCGGCAGGGGCGACCAGGAATTGGCACGCCGCGCGGAACAGCTTCAGCGACGCGGCGCCCCAGTGGAACTGATCGATGCAGATGACTGCCAGCGGCTCGTGGGTACCCAGCGCATCCGTCGCGCCCTCCTCGACCACCGTGCCGGCACGCTGAATCCTACTGCCTATACCCGCGGCCTGGCACGTGCCGCCAAGGCGGCCGGCGCACACCTCTACACGCACAGCGCCGCCACCGGGGTCAGCCGAGCGGGTGAAGATTGGTGGGTCACCAGCACCCACGGCAGCGTCAAGGCTCGACGCCTGGTACTTGCGACCAACGCCTACACCCAGGATCGCTGGAACGAAATCCGTCATCACTTCTTTCCCGGCTATTTCTTCCAGGTCGCCTCCCGGCCGCTCCCCGAGGAACTGGCCGACGACATCCTGCCCGAGCGTCAGGGCGCCTGGGATACCCGGATGGTACTGAGCAGCATGCGCCGCGACGCCGAGGGCCGCTTGATCCTCGGCAGCTTGGGCAAGGGAGACGGCAAGCCCGCCGCCTTCCTGCGCTGCTGGGCCAACCGCATCCAGCGTCACTACTTCCCCCAGTTGAGCAACGTCGAGTGGGAATGTAGCTGGAGCGGGCGAATCGGTTTCACGCCCGACCATACGCTGCGCCTTTTCGAACTCGCCCCTGGCGTATTGGGAGTGTCGGGGTACAACGGTCGCGGCATCACCACCGGCACCGTGGTGGGCAAGGGCTTTGCCCAGTACCTGATCACCGGGGATGACGATGCCCTGCCCCTACCGCTCCGCACCCCCAGGCCGATACGCGCCAGGTCGCTGCGAAGCTCCGGCTACGAAGGGGGTTTTACGCTCTACCACACCGGGCAGTGCCTGCGGGTACTGATCTAA
- a CDS encoding aldehyde dehydrogenase family protein, translated as MIESLMQRLGVAPEQYQHGEIAVSTPIDGSEIGRVRIATPDEVDTAISNAQQAFEAWRQVPAPRRGELVRLFGEQLRRHKEDLGALVTWECGKILQEGLGEVQEMIDICDLAVGQSRQLYGLTIASERPGHHMRESWHPLGPVGLITAFNFPVAPWAWNAALALVCGDSLLWKPSEKTPLSALACQALLERAMAEFGDDAPQHLSQVITGERAAGEQLADDPRVPLISATGSTRMGREVGPRVASRFGRSILELGGNNAMILTPSADLDMAVRAILFSAVGTAGQRCTTLRRLIVHRSIKEDVVARLKQAYAGISIGDPLKGNLIGPLIDHQAFDTMQQMLTQAREQGATVFGGQRELAEQYPEGYYVAPAIVEVDGQNDLVRHETFAPILYVIGYEELGEAIALNNDVPQGLSSCIFTTDVREAETFVSAVGSDCGIANVNIGPSGAEIGGAFGGEKETGGGRESGSDVWKSYMRRQTNTVNYSRELPLAQGIKFD; from the coding sequence ATGATCGAATCCCTGATGCAACGTCTCGGTGTGGCGCCCGAACAGTACCAGCACGGTGAGATCGCGGTCTCCACTCCCATCGATGGCAGCGAAATCGGTCGCGTGCGCATCGCTACCCCCGATGAAGTCGACACGGCCATCTCCAACGCCCAGCAGGCGTTCGAGGCCTGGCGTCAGGTACCTGCCCCGCGCCGCGGCGAACTGGTACGCCTGTTCGGCGAACAGCTGCGCCGTCACAAGGAGGACCTTGGCGCCCTGGTGACCTGGGAGTGCGGCAAGATCCTCCAGGAAGGGCTCGGCGAAGTGCAGGAAATGATCGATATCTGCGACTTGGCCGTGGGTCAGTCGCGCCAGCTTTACGGCCTGACTATCGCCTCCGAGCGCCCCGGGCACCACATGCGCGAGAGCTGGCACCCGCTCGGTCCGGTGGGCCTGATCACCGCCTTCAATTTCCCTGTCGCACCCTGGGCCTGGAATGCGGCGCTGGCGCTGGTGTGCGGCGACAGCCTGCTGTGGAAACCCTCCGAAAAGACGCCGCTCTCGGCCCTTGCCTGCCAGGCGCTGCTCGAGCGCGCCATGGCCGAGTTCGGCGACGACGCGCCGCAGCATCTCAGCCAGGTGATCACCGGCGAGCGTGCCGCCGGCGAACAGCTTGCCGACGATCCCCGCGTTCCCTTGATCAGTGCCACCGGCAGCACCCGCATGGGCCGCGAGGTAGGTCCACGCGTCGCCTCTCGCTTCGGCCGCAGCATCCTCGAGCTCGGCGGCAACAACGCCATGATCCTGACGCCCAGCGCCGATCTCGACATGGCCGTGCGCGCTATCCTCTTCTCGGCGGTGGGTACCGCCGGCCAGCGCTGTACCACGCTGCGCCGCCTGATCGTGCATCGCTCCATCAAGGAGGATGTCGTGGCCCGCCTCAAGCAGGCTTATGCCGGCATCAGCATTGGCGACCCGTTGAAGGGCAATCTGATCGGTCCGCTGATCGACCACCAGGCCTTCGATACCATGCAGCAGATGCTGACCCAGGCCCGCGAACAGGGTGCCACGGTATTCGGCGGCCAGCGCGAGCTCGCCGAACAGTATCCCGAGGGCTACTACGTGGCACCGGCCATCGTCGAGGTCGACGGCCAGAATGACCTGGTGCGGCACGAAACCTTCGCGCCGATCCTCTACGTCATCGGCTACGAAGAACTCGGTGAGGCCATCGCGCTGAACAACGACGTGCCCCAGGGGCTCTCTTCCTGCATCTTCACCACCGACGTGCGCGAGGCGGAAACCTTCGTTTCCGCGGTGGGCAGCGATTGCGGCATCGCCAACGTCAACATCGGTCCCAGCGGGGCGGAGATCGGCGGCGCCTTCGGTGGCGAGAAGGAAACCGGCGGCGGCCGCGAATCGGGCTCCGACGTGTGGAAGAGCTACATGCGTCGCCAGACCAATACCGTGAACTACTCCCGGGAGCTCCCCCTCGCCCAGGGCATCAAGTTCGATTGA
- the gcvA gene encoding transcriptional regulator GcvA, which yields MSRRHLPSLAGLQCFEAAARHLSFTRAADELSLTQSAVSKQVAQLESILEHPLFRRIRRRLHLTPEGAIYLSEARKILAQVEMSTRYMQSYGGEADVLNVATLPTFGARWLIPRLNGFRFRHPNINLNISNRVEPFDMQQERVEVAFFFGHGAWPRAECIKLLDEEIVPVCSPQALEGMSVEEPLALTRLVLLQSTTRPEAWHDWFAAQDQYTEHSYHGPRFDTFYMALRAAQAGCGVALVPRFLAQEEIDEGKLVVPWSFSLKSRDAYYMAYPEHMAELYKVRAFIDWIGERMA from the coding sequence ATGAGTCGACGACATCTCCCCTCCCTGGCCGGGCTGCAGTGCTTCGAAGCGGCAGCCCGTCATTTGAGCTTCACCCGCGCGGCGGACGAGTTGAGTCTGACCCAGAGCGCCGTGAGCAAGCAGGTCGCGCAGTTGGAATCGATCCTGGAGCACCCACTGTTCCGGCGGATCCGACGCCGTCTGCATCTCACACCCGAAGGGGCGATCTACCTGAGCGAGGCGCGCAAGATCCTCGCCCAGGTCGAGATGTCGACGCGCTACATGCAGTCCTATGGCGGTGAGGCCGACGTGCTCAACGTCGCGACCCTGCCCACCTTCGGCGCGCGCTGGCTGATACCGCGGCTCAACGGCTTCCGCTTTCGGCATCCGAACATCAACCTCAACATCAGCAATCGCGTCGAGCCATTTGACATGCAACAGGAACGGGTGGAAGTGGCTTTCTTCTTCGGACATGGCGCCTGGCCCAGGGCCGAGTGCATCAAGCTGCTCGACGAGGAGATCGTGCCGGTCTGCTCCCCGCAGGCCCTGGAGGGAATGAGCGTGGAGGAGCCCTTGGCGTTGACCCGGCTGGTACTGCTGCAGAGCACCACCCGGCCGGAAGCCTGGCACGACTGGTTCGCTGCCCAGGACCAGTACACGGAGCACAGCTACCATGGGCCGCGCTTCGATACCTTCTATATGGCGCTGCGGGCGGCGCAGGCCGGCTGCGGGGTGGCATTGGTGCCGCGCTTTCTCGCCCAGGAGGAGATCGACGAGGGCAAGCTGGTGGTTCCCTGGTCCTTCAGCCTGAAGAGCCGGGACGCCTACTACATGGCTTATCCCGAGCACATGGCCGAGCTCTACAAGGTGCGGGCCTTCATCGACTGGATTGGCGAGCGCATGGCGTGA
- a CDS encoding AMP-binding protein: MTRQAFQDRVPNSYVSGISDTPLKGETIGDCFDSTVARFPDGEALLSLHQGLRYTWKELQQAVNQAARAMLALGVKKGDRVGIWSPNCAEWTITQFATAKIGAILVNINPSYRTHELEYALKQSGTSTLILQGQFKTSDYVATLAELVPEMRDDAPNNFSAAKLPELKRVVCLDAGRALSGMYSWQSMLAHADQVSEEQLAEIQATLQFDEPINIQYTSGTTGAPKGATLSHHNILNNGFFVARTMGFTEKDRLVIPVPLYHCFGMVMGNLGCMTHGATMIYPGDGFEPEATLKAVSDENATALYGVPTMFIAELEHPNFSQYDLSTLRTGIMAGSICPIEVMRKVIEKMHMEDVTICYGMTETSPVSFQTQIDAPLEKRVTTVGTIHPHLEVKLVSPETGAVVPRGETGELCTRGYSVMLGYWNNEEATAKSIDSAGWMHTGDLATMDEEGYVAIVGRIKDMIIRGGENIYPREIEDFLYTHPAISDVQVIGVPDEKYGEEVMAWVKLADGQQLNADELKEFCKGKIAHYKIPRYVKFVDEFPMTVTGKIQKFKMREEATHELGLA, from the coding sequence ATGACACGCCAAGCATTTCAAGACCGCGTCCCGAACAGTTACGTCAGCGGTATCAGCGACACGCCGCTGAAGGGCGAAACCATTGGCGACTGCTTCGATTCTACGGTCGCGCGCTTTCCCGACGGCGAAGCCCTGCTCAGCCTGCACCAGGGTCTGCGCTACACCTGGAAGGAACTGCAGCAGGCGGTCAACCAGGCAGCCCGCGCCATGCTCGCCTTGGGCGTGAAGAAAGGCGATCGGGTGGGCATCTGGTCGCCCAACTGCGCCGAGTGGACCATCACACAGTTCGCCACCGCCAAGATCGGCGCCATCCTGGTCAACATCAACCCGAGTTATCGCACCCACGAACTGGAATATGCGCTCAAGCAGTCCGGCACCTCGACGCTGATCCTGCAGGGCCAATTCAAGACCTCAGACTACGTCGCCACCCTCGCCGAGCTGGTGCCCGAGATGCGCGACGACGCACCTAACAATTTTTCTGCCGCCAAGCTTCCCGAACTCAAGCGCGTGGTGTGCCTCGACGCCGGCCGTGCGCTGAGCGGCATGTACAGTTGGCAGAGCATGCTGGCCCACGCCGACCAAGTCTCGGAGGAGCAGTTGGCCGAGATCCAGGCCACGCTGCAGTTCGACGAGCCGATCAACATCCAGTACACCTCGGGCACCACCGGGGCGCCCAAGGGAGCGACGCTCTCCCACCACAACATTCTCAACAACGGCTTTTTCGTCGCCCGCACCATGGGCTTCACCGAAAAAGACCGCCTGGTGATCCCGGTGCCGCTCTACCACTGCTTCGGCATGGTGATGGGTAACCTGGGCTGCATGACCCACGGTGCCACCATGATCTACCCGGGTGACGGCTTCGAGCCGGAAGCCACCCTAAAGGCGGTCTCCGACGAGAATGCCACGGCACTGTATGGCGTACCGACCATGTTCATCGCCGAGCTGGAGCATCCCAACTTCTCCCAGTACGACCTCTCCACCCTGCGCACCGGCATCATGGCGGGCTCGATCTGCCCCATCGAGGTAATGCGCAAGGTCATCGAAAAGATGCACATGGAGGATGTCACCATCTGCTACGGCATGACCGAGACCAGCCCGGTGAGTTTCCAGACCCAGATCGACGCCCCGCTAGAGAAGCGTGTGACCACGGTGGGCACCATTCACCCCCACCTCGAGGTCAAGCTGGTCAGCCCCGAAACCGGCGCCGTGGTACCGCGTGGAGAGACCGGCGAGCTGTGCACCCGCGGCTACAGCGTGATGCTCGGCTACTGGAACAACGAGGAAGCCACCGCCAAGTCGATCGACAGCGCCGGCTGGATGCATACCGGCGATCTCGCCACCATGGATGAGGAAGGCTACGTGGCCATCGTCGGCCGCATCAAGGACATGATCATTCGCGGCGGCGAGAACATCTATCCGCGAGAGATCGAGGATTTCCTCTACACCCATCCGGCCATTTCCGACGTGCAGGTGATCGGCGTGCCCGACGAGAAGTACGGCGAAGAAGTCATGGCCTGGGTCAAGCTGGCGGATGGGCAGCAGCTCAACGCCGACGAGCTCAAGGAATTCTGCAAGGGCAAGATCGCCCACTACAAGATCCCGCGCTACGTGAAGTTCGTCGACGAATTCCCGATGACCGTGACCGGCAAGATCCAGAAATTCAAGATGCGCGAGGAAGCCACCCACGAGCTGGGCCTGGCCTGA